Proteins encoded together in one Actinomycetota bacterium window:
- a CDS encoding polyribonucleotide nucleotidyltransferase, which yields MNEKNDHVGEDSISIEIGGKIVSFSTGKLARQANASVLVKCGSSGVLVTAVMSENADKNSDFFPLVVDVEERMYAAGKIPGGFFKREGKASDKAILLSRLTDRPLRPLFDKNLRNEVQIVATVLSVDQINPFDVLVINGASMALTISDIPFEEPIGAVRVGKINDEFIINPSYDQIEESNIDIVVAGTENAILMVEAGCNEADEQTITDAIGIAHEEIKKLIKVQKDFQKEAGLEKKQAVLFEIDEIAKNRLNELAGGPISEKLEEIVKYSESGQIEKIMENSKKGYFQDELKKISRDIISAIEEEFPDSMPTIEYSLKELERELVRKTILDKNIRPDGRKPDEIRPITCEVGLFPETTHGTGLFTRGKSQALTILALGSMKESQRIDSIDNEEFKRFMHHYNFPAFSVGETGASRGPKRREIGHGALAERAIKPMIPDKDSFPYSLRLVSEILSSNGSTSMASVCGSTLALMDAGVPIINPVSGIAMGLIKDEESDRYVVLSDIQGIEDFYGDMDFKVAGTEKGITALQMDIKIKGISVDIIKDAIIQAKKGRMFILEKMLETIPHYRDNLSSCAPKITTFRIPKEKIGEIIGPGGKNIKAIKEEFDLEEIELYDEDNEGIVQITSANENNVLLARKKIEALVKGFDDINIGDEYFGTVVGITKFGAFVNLIPGIDGLLHISKISDKRVEKVEDFLKLNDKLMVKISFIDKKDRKISLERA from the coding sequence ATGAACGAAAAAAATGATCATGTCGGTGAAGACAGTATAAGCATTGAAATCGGTGGAAAGATAGTTTCTTTTTCAACAGGTAAGCTGGCAAGACAGGCGAATGCTTCCGTTCTTGTAAAATGCGGAAGCAGCGGAGTTCTTGTAACCGCAGTAATGTCCGAGAATGCAGATAAAAACAGTGACTTTTTCCCACTGGTTGTAGATGTTGAGGAAAGAATGTATGCGGCCGGTAAAATACCCGGTGGCTTTTTTAAAAGAGAAGGCAAGGCAAGCGACAAAGCAATACTGCTTTCAAGACTTACCGACAGACCCCTGAGACCTCTTTTTGATAAAAACCTTAGAAATGAAGTGCAGATAGTCGCAACAGTATTGTCTGTCGACCAGATAAATCCTTTTGATGTGCTGGTAATCAACGGTGCATCAATGGCGCTGACAATTTCAGATATCCCGTTTGAAGAACCTATAGGCGCTGTAAGAGTTGGAAAGATAAATGATGAATTTATAATCAATCCCAGCTATGATCAGATAGAAGAATCAAATATAGACATAGTTGTTGCAGGCACTGAAAACGCTATTTTAATGGTTGAAGCAGGATGCAATGAAGCAGATGAACAGACAATAACCGATGCAATAGGAATTGCACATGAAGAAATCAAAAAATTAATAAAAGTCCAGAAAGATTTCCAAAAAGAAGCAGGTCTGGAGAAAAAACAGGCTGTTCTTTTTGAAATTGATGAAATAGCAAAAAACAGATTAAATGAGCTTGCCGGTGGGCCAATATCAGAAAAACTTGAAGAGATAGTAAAATACTCTGAGTCCGGCCAGATCGAAAAGATAATGGAAAATTCCAAAAAAGGTTATTTCCAGGATGAACTGAAAAAAATATCCCGGGATATTATAAGTGCTATTGAAGAGGAATTTCCTGACAGCATGCCCACTATTGAATATAGTCTGAAAGAACTTGAAAGAGAGCTTGTAAGAAAAACCATTCTTGACAAAAATATTCGTCCTGACGGAAGAAAACCTGATGAAATCCGTCCGATCACCTGCGAAGTAGGATTATTCCCGGAAACCACTCATGGAACCGGTCTGTTTACCAGAGGAAAATCCCAGGCTCTGACAATACTTGCTCTGGGTTCAATGAAGGAATCACAGCGCATTGACAGTATTGATAATGAGGAATTCAAAAGGTTTATGCACCACTATAATTTCCCTGCTTTTTCAGTCGGTGAAACAGGCGCGTCAAGAGGGCCTAAAAGAAGGGAAATAGGACATGGTGCCTTGGCGGAAAGAGCAATCAAGCCCATGATACCCGACAAAGATAGTTTTCCTTATTCCCTTAGGCTTGTTTCTGAGATACTTTCTTCAAATGGCTCAACCTCAATGGCAAGCGTATGCGGTTCAACTCTTGCATTGATGGATGCCGGTGTTCCGATAATCAATCCTGTTTCAGGAATAGCCATGGGTCTTATAAAAGACGAAGAAAGCGACAGATATGTTGTCCTTTCAGACATACAGGGGATAGAAGACTTTTACGGTGATATGGATTTTAAGGTTGCTGGAACCGAAAAGGGAATAACGGCGCTTCAGATGGATATAAAAATAAAAGGCATATCTGTTGATATTATAAAGGATGCTATTATCCAGGCTAAAAAAGGAAGAATGTTCATTCTTGAAAAAATGCTTGAAACAATACCACATTACAGAGATAATCTGTCATCATGTGCACCAAAGATAACAACTTTCAGGATTCCCAAAGAAAAAATAGGTGAAATAATAGGCCCGGGCGGTAAAAATATCAAGGCTATTAAGGAAGAATTCGATCTTGAAGAGATTGAACTGTATGACGAAGACAATGAAGGCATTGTTCAGATAACATCAGCAAATGAGAATAATGTTCTGCTGGCAAGAAAGAAAATAGAAGCACTCGTAAAAGGATTTGATGATATAAATATCGGTGACGAATATTTTGGGACAGTAGTAGGCATTACCAAATTCGGTGCATTCGTAAATCTTATTCCGGGCATTGACGGCTTGCTTCATATTTCAAAAATCTCAGATAAGAGAGTTGAAAAAGTAGAAGATTTTCTCAAACTTAATGACAAACTGATGGTAAAGATATCTTTTATTGATAAAAAAGACAGGAAAATATCCCTCGAACGTGCCTGA
- a CDS encoding bifunctional oligoribonuclease/PAP phosphatase NrnA yields MSNLKKRKKISDMNMDAFNNNDSDILDAIEKNTDFLLFTHCYPDGDGLGSILSFYKMLKNLNKNVYAVCSSEMPYQYKFLSNSEVIIRSIEDINDNKKYISVFLDCADSARIKIDYEAVAIKSEKIINIDHHMSNTYFGDINIVFPDKSATCEIVYLLFKKYFNEKIDRDIAEALYTGILTDTGKFQYSNTTKEVHKIISDLLEYEINPSRIYSCIYENEPAGRFRLLAIVFKRSRILKSNNLIYSYIKMKDFNRLNLPFSANDGIIEILRTAKDIKVAALFKEVKKNIYKVSLRSSDESVNVASVAEIFGGGGHKMASAYVVEGDLKKSVAELDKAISNNH; encoded by the coding sequence TTGAGCAACTTAAAAAAAAGGAAGAAAATATCTGATATGAATATGGATGCTTTCAACAATAATGATTCAGACATTCTTGATGCAATAGAAAAAAATACAGATTTTCTTCTTTTTACACATTGCTATCCTGATGGAGACGGCCTTGGTTCAATTCTTTCCTTTTACAAAATGTTGAAAAACCTGAACAAGAATGTTTATGCGGTCTGTAGCAGTGAAATGCCATATCAGTATAAATTTCTTTCAAATAGCGAAGTTATCATCAGATCAATTGAAGATATAAATGATAATAAAAAATATATTTCCGTCTTTCTTGACTGTGCAGACAGTGCAAGAATCAAAATTGATTATGAGGCTGTAGCTATTAAGTCGGAAAAAATAATTAACATTGATCATCATATGAGCAATACTTATTTCGGAGATATTAATATTGTCTTTCCGGATAAATCCGCTACCTGTGAAATAGTCTATCTTTTATTTAAAAAGTATTTTAATGAAAAAATAGACAGGGACATTGCTGAAGCTTTATATACCGGCATTCTTACAGATACCGGCAAATTCCAGTATTCCAATACAACAAAGGAAGTTCATAAAATAATAAGCGATCTTCTTGAATATGAGATAAATCCGTCCAGGATATACAGCTGCATATATGAAAACGAACCTGCCGGCAGATTCAGGCTGCTTGCAATAGTATTTAAAAGATCAAGAATCCTTAAAAGCAATAATCTTATTTATTCTTATATAAAAATGAAAGATTTTAACAGGCTGAACCTGCCTTTCTCTGCCAATGACGGGATAATTGAAATATTAAGAACAGCAAAAGATATAAAAGTTGCAGCGCTTTTCAAGGAAGTCAAAAAGAACATTTACAAGGTTTCCCTGAGATCGTCAGACGAATCTGTAAATGTTGCATCAGTTGCAGAAATTTTTGGAGGGGGAGGCCATAAAATGGCTTCTGCATATGTTGTTGAAGGTGATTTGAAGAAATCTGTGGCAGAACTTGATAAGGCAATCAGTAATAACCATTAG
- a CDS encoding bifunctional riboflavin kinase/FAD synthetase: MVRIINLKEIKHNYFKDKNMVVIGFFDGVHKGHEDIIKKCVSRSLYSGKKSLALTFDKPPQNIITGRKEKKLIISFEEKIKIISRLRIDRIVSVDFDQYFGNLSPEQFCEEIIIRRLNAAEVFVGGNFRFGKNASGDTGFLTDFFEDSEVKINIINLLEINGKTVSSTEIRKFFEKGDIDNIKLFMGRYPSISGKVVRGFNRGSRIGFPTANIELDENYMIPKKGVYFARIKIRGYRKALSCIVNIGNNPTFGLRELLLEAHIIGFGEEIYGRLINVELIRFHRQELKFANKNELIKQINSDIEEGIEFFKAKNYNVI; encoded by the coding sequence ATGGTAAGAATAATAAATCTTAAGGAAATAAAACATAATTATTTTAAAGATAAAAATATGGTGGTCATCGGTTTTTTTGACGGTGTTCACAAAGGTCATGAAGATATTATAAAAAAATGTGTTTCAAGATCTCTGTATTCCGGTAAAAAAAGCCTGGCCCTGACATTTGACAAACCGCCACAGAATATTATAACCGGCAGAAAGGAAAAAAAGCTTATTATTTCTTTTGAAGAAAAAATTAAGATAATAAGCAGGCTGCGGATTGACAGGATAGTTTCGGTAGATTTTGATCAGTATTTTGGGAATCTTTCTCCCGAGCAGTTCTGTGAAGAGATCATTATCCGCAGGCTGAATGCGGCGGAAGTTTTTGTAGGCGGTAATTTTAGATTTGGGAAAAATGCTTCCGGAGATACCGGTTTCCTGACTGATTTTTTTGAAGATTCAGAAGTAAAGATAAATATTATTAATCTGCTTGAAATTAATGGCAAAACTGTTTCAAGTACAGAAATAAGAAAATTTTTTGAAAAAGGAGATATAGATAATATAAAGCTTTTCATGGGCAGATATCCTTCAATATCGGGCAAAGTAGTGAGAGGTTTTAATAGGGGAAGCAGGATAGGTTTTCCTACGGCAAATATTGAGCTTGACGAAAATTATATGATTCCAAAAAAAGGAGTTTATTTTGCGAGAATAAAGATCAGAGGATACAGAAAAGCATTATCCTGCATTGTAAATATTGGAAATAATCCTACTTTTGGTTTAAGAGAATTATTGCTTGAAGCCCATATCATAGGATTTGGGGAAGAAATTTATGGCAGATTGATAAATGTCGAGCTAATAAGATTTCACAGACAGGAATTAAAATTCGCAAATAAAAATGAATTAATAAAACAGATAAACTCTGATATAGAAGAAGGAATAGAATTTTTTAAAGCTAAAAACTATAATGTTATCTGA
- the truB gene encoding tRNA pseudouridine(55) synthase TruB, with translation MKKKFFFNKIGHAGTLDPIAKGLLIVLLNKAAKLSSDFLSLDKEYITMIKLGITTDSYDMDGKIIKTCSVPAFEKKYLSDLVKDFRGDYRQTVPAFSAKKFKGKHLYEYARKNLKTDEIKNNVRINKINIIRYRPPDLYIRLEVSSGTYIRAIANDIGDRLGCGAAMAELERVRIGSFSVKDALKAEEAIKILNEYNNKKTDPKKISGTGAFISVKDLARNYKKIYVKEKFLKDLEMNSPLYEKMLEPGLNAGDEFEPGQIVVIKLKKSGKSYIHRLIAGFNPKEISLENKKLSKSLSMN, from the coding sequence ATTAAAAAAAAGTTTTTTTTTAACAAAATAGGACATGCCGGCACTCTTGATCCTATTGCCAAAGGCTTGCTTATAGTATTGCTAAACAAAGCAGCAAAACTATCTTCAGATTTTTTATCGCTTGATAAAGAATATATTACAATGATAAAGCTGGGCATTACGACAGATTCTTATGATATGGATGGAAAAATCATAAAGACATGCAGTGTCCCGGCTTTTGAAAAAAAATACCTGTCAGATTTGGTAAAAGATTTCCGGGGAGACTACAGGCAGACGGTACCGGCTTTCAGTGCAAAAAAATTTAAAGGAAAACATTTATACGAATATGCGCGGAAAAATTTGAAAACCGATGAAATAAAAAATAATGTAAGAATCAACAAAATAAATATTATCAGATATCGCCCGCCGGATTTGTATATAAGACTTGAAGTCAGTTCAGGGACATATATAAGAGCTATTGCAAACGACATTGGCGACAGGCTGGGGTGCGGAGCAGCTATGGCGGAGCTGGAAAGAGTCAGAATTGGAAGTTTTTCAGTTAAAGATGCTCTTAAGGCAGAAGAGGCCATAAAAATTCTAAATGAATATAATAATAAAAAAACAGACCCGAAAAAGATATCAGGTACCGGCGCATTCATTTCAGTGAAGGACCTTGCCAGAAATTATAAAAAAATTTATGTAAAGGAAAAATTCCTGAAAGATCTTGAAATGAACAGTCCTCTTTATGAAAAAATGCTGGAGCCGGGGCTAAACGCCGGAGATGAATTTGAACCTGGCCAGATTGTAGTTATCAAACTGAAAAAATCCGGAAAATCCTATATTCACAGATTAATTGCAGGGTTTAATCCAAAGGAAATTTCTTTGGAAAACAAAAAACTTTCAAAATCTCTTTCAATGAATTAA
- the rpsO gene encoding 30S ribosomal protein S15, whose translation MSITKELKQNIIGKFKIHESDTGSAEVQIAILTTRINRLNEHLKLNKTDHSSRRGLVTMVGRRKRLIEYLKNNDLSKYKSLIKELGLRK comes from the coding sequence TTGTCTATTACCAAAGAATTAAAACAGAACATTATCGGAAAGTTTAAAATACATGAAAGCGATACCGGTTCGGCAGAAGTTCAGATTGCTATTTTAACTACAAGGATAAATAGATTAAATGAACATCTTAAACTAAACAAGACTGATCATTCTTCAAGAAGAGGACTTGTTACAATGGTCGGAAGAAGAAAAAGACTCATTGAATATTTAAAGAATAATGATCTTTCTAAGTATAAGAGTCTGATAAAAGAGCTTGGTCTTAGAAAATAA